Proteins encoded within one genomic window of Macrobrachium nipponense isolate FS-2020 chromosome 9, ASM1510439v2, whole genome shotgun sequence:
- the LOC135217844 gene encoding zwei Ig domain protein zig-8-like, giving the protein MTTLTGLMFVFTLLDVQGAWHGSFVSPLTTTLDKSDNNKKYNRGLFGQQEIQYLEEDPLWTRLSGGRSGSFLPLNASSPAVGPTTSTTTTIGHFVRGGAAMFTPPARFNNNILPSFANTTVTNVTVIRGKTVYLHCHVLNLGTKTVSWVRHHDIHVLTVGRITFTNDDRFEAMNKPGSDVWMLRIKFPQLRDAGKYECQVSMKPPIARVINLNVVEPQAVIPPGPELYVDHGSPLNITCLIPDSPEPPENIFWYHRDKMVSYDGSRQGVTITTDKGSVTTSILFIPDVTAHDSGIYVCAPQGMREASVRVRVLNGELPQAMQTGSTCRGCVGSYLLLLLMVFNHMVL; this is encoded by the exons ATGACCACGCTGACTGGACTGATGTTCGTCTTCACGCTTTTAGATGTGCAGG GAGCATGGCACGGTTCCTTCGTGTCTCCGCTGACCACCACCCTGGACAAGAGCGACAACAACAAGAAGTACAACAGGGGCTTGTTTGGCCAGCAGGAAATCCAATACCTCGAAGAGGACCCTCTGTGGACGAGACTCAGCGGAGGGAGGTCGGGCAGTTTCCTGCCCCTCAATGCCAGCTCCCCAGCAGTGGGGCCAACTACatcaaccaccaccaccatcggTCACTTCGTGAGAGGGGGGGCGGCTATGTTCACGCCCCCTGCCAGATTCAACAACAATATCCTTCCCTCCTTCGCCAACACGACGGTGACCAACGTCACTGTCATCAGGGGGAAGACCGTCTACCTCCATTGTCACGTTCTCAACCTCGGGACTAAGACG GTTTCCTGGGTGAGACACCACGACATCCACGTGCTGACAGTGGGCCGCATTACCTTCACCAACGACGACAGGTTCGAGGCCATGAACAAACCGGGGTCGGATGTGTGGATGCTGAGGATTAAATTTCCGCAGCTGAGGGACGCTGGGAAATACGAGTGTCAGGTTTCAATGAAGCCTCCCATTGCCAGAGTTATCAACCTCAATGTCGTGG AACCGCAGGCAGTCATTCCTCCAGGCCCTGAGCTCTACGTGGACCACGGATCTCCTCTCAACATAACGTGTCTCATACCTGACAGTCCTGAGCCGCCTGAGAATATCTTCTGGTATCACAGAGACAAG atgGTGTCCTACGACGGATCCAGGCAGGGCGTCACCATCACCACGGACAAGGGCTCCGTTACGACCAGCATCCTCTTCATCCCTGACGTGACGGCCCATGATTCGGGAATCTATGTGTGTGCTCCGCAGGGCATGAGAGAAGCCTCCGTCAGAGTCAGGGTTCTCAACG GGGAATTGCCACAGGCCATGCAGACAGGCTCAACCTGCAGAGGCTGTGTGGGGTCCTACCTACTTCTCCTACTGATGGTGTTCAACCACATGGTACTGTGA